The DNA sequence NNNNAAAGAATTAAACAACAAACAACCAAGCCAGATATTCAGATAATGATTAGCTGAGCGATGGACAACTTTTTAAATTATATTTGAGAGTTTGATCCTGGCTCAGGATGAACGCTGGCGGCGTGCCTAACACATGCAAGTCGAGCGAACCCTTCGGGGTGAGCGGCGGACGGGTGAGTAACGCGTGGGTAACCTGCCCTGTACACACGGATAACATACCGAAAGGTATGNNNNNNNNNNNNNNNNNNNNNNNNNNNNNNNNNNNNNNNNNNNNNNNNNNNNNNNNNNNNNNNNNNNNNNNNNNNNNNNNNNNNNNNNNNNNNNNNNNNNGCAACATCATTAAATATGAGAAGTGGACCATCAACAGGGAATAGTGTAATAGGAAGCTTAAAGAATAACGAAAAAGTAGAAGTAATATCAGAAAGTAATGGATGGTCAAAAATAAAATACAATGGAAAAGAAGGCTACGTATCAAGTACATACTTAAAAGATAGTAATGAAGGTGGAAACTCTAAACCAAATGAGACTCCAAAGCCTAATCCAAATGTTGAAACAAAAACAAAAGTAGTGGTAGCAACATCATTAAATNNNNNNNNNNNNNNNNNNNNNNNNNNNNNNNNNNNNNNNNNNNNNNNNNNNNNNNNNNNNNNNNNNNNNNNNNNNNNNNNNNNNNNNNNNNNNNNNNNNNCGGAGAGGGTGGGATTCGAACCCACGGCCCCTTTCGGAGTCACTGGTTTTCAAGACCAGCTCCTTAAACCACTCGGACACCTCTCCATTTATTGGTGACCCATCCGCGACTCGAACGCGGGACACCCTGATTAAAAGTCAGGTGCTCTACCGACTGAGCTAATGGGTCATTAAGTTTTTTTGGCAGGGGATGCAGGACTCGAACCTACGCATGTAGCAGTCAAAGTGCTATGCCTTACCGACTTGGCGAATCCCCTATGAATGTGGNNNNNNNNNNNNNNNNNNNNNNNNNNNNNNNNNNNNNNNNNNNNNNNNNNNNNNNNNNNNNNNNNNNNNNNNNNNNNNNNNNNNNNNNNNNNNNNNNNNNGACTACCTGGTTGATAGGTCAAAGGTGTAAGTACAGCAATGTATGTAGCTTATTGATACTAATAGATCGAGGACTTGACCAAGATTATTTAATCGGATAAATGTTATACAGTTTTTAGAGTATTAACTCTAAAAAATGTAAATTTATATTGACATTTTAAGTAAAAAATGTTATTATAATACTTGTTCAGCAAAGAACAAAATAATCTAGTTACTATAGCAAAGAGGATACACCTGTTCCCATTCCGAACACANNNNNNNNNNNNNNNNNNNNNNNNNNNNNNNNNNNNNNNNNNNNNNNNNNNNNNNNNNNNNNNNNNNNNNNNNNNNNNNNNNNNNNNNNNNNNNNNNNNNAAATTCGATTCCGTAAGTAGCGGCGAGCGAACGCGGAATAGCCCAAACCAGTGAAGTTTTCTTTGCTGGGGTTGCGGACACATCATCAACAAGAGGTCATCGTAAACGAAGAGAGTTGGAAAGCTCCGCTATAAAGTGTAATAGCCACGTAGTTGAAACGAGAAGACTTTAGATGTGATCCAGAGTACCACGGGACACGTGAAACCCTGTGGGAAGCAGGAGGGACCATCCTCCAAGGCTAAATACTACTTAGTGANNNNNNNNNNNNNNNNNNNNNNNNNNNNNNNNNNNNNNNNNNNNNNNNNNNNNNNNNNNNNNNNNNNNNNNNNNNNNNNNNNNNNNNNNNNNNNNNNNNNTTATCTGAATATCTGGCTTGGTTGTTTGTTGTTTAATTCTTTAAAAAGAATTTATATAATTAACCTACTGTTTAATTTTCAAAGTTCTTAAGTGGTGGACCTTCAGGGACTCGAACCCCGGACCTACCGGTTATGAGCCGGGCGCTCTAACCAACTGAGCTAAAGGTCCACTTATACATGGTGCCGAAGACCGGAATCGAACCGGTACGAGAGGTAAGTCCCGCAGGATTTTAAGTCCTGTGCGTCTGCCAGTTCCGCCACTTCGGCNNNNNNNNNNNNNNNNNNNNNNNNNNNNNNNNNNNNNNNNNNNNNNNNNNNNNNNNNNNNNNNNNNNNNNNNNNNNNNNNNNNNNNNNNNNNNNNNNNNNTTTGGAGCGGGTGAAGGGGATCGAACCCTCACAGCCGGCTTGGAAGGCCGGAACTCTACCATTGAGCTACACCCGCATATTTAATTGGTGACTCATAGGGGAATCGAACCCCTGTTACCGCCGTGAAAGGGCGGTGTCTTGACCGCTTGACCAATGAGCCATATTATTATTTTAATGGTTGCGGAGGCAGGACTCGAACCTGCGACCTTCGGGTTATGAGCCCGACGAGCTGCCAACTGCTCCACCCCGCGATATTATTTAAANNNNNNNNNNNNNNNNNNNNNNNNNNNNNNNNNNNNNNNNNNNNNNNNNNNNNNNNNNNNNNNNNNNNNNNNNNNNNNNNNNNNNNNNNNNNNNNNNNNNCTACCTGGTTGATAGGTCAAAGGTGTAAGTGCAGCAATGCATGTAGCTTATTGATACTAATAGATCGAGGACTTGACCAAGATTATTTAAGCAACGGGATAAATATGAATGTATATGAATATTTAGATGTTGGAGAAATGATCATAGGATTTTTAATCTGATAAATGTTATACAGTTTTTAGAGTATTAACTCTAACTAAATAGATGATAATCTATTAAAGATTATGTGGTTACTATAGCAAAGAGGATNNNNNNNNNNNNNNNNNNNNNNNNNNNNNNNNNNNNNNNNNNNNNNNNNNNNNNNNNNNNNNNNNNNNNNNNNNNNNNNNNNNNNNNNNNNNNNNNNNNNTGGCGACCTGGAAGGGACTCGAACCCTCGACCTCCAGCGTGACAGGCTGGCATTCTAACCAGCTGAACTACCAGGCCGCAATTGGTGGGACTAACAGGGCTCGAACCTGTGACCCCCTGCTTGTAAGGCAGGTGCTCTCCCAGCTGAGCTATAGTCCCATAATTTGGAGCGGGTGAAGGGGATCGAACCCTCACAGCCGGCTTGGAAGGCCGGAACTCTACCATTGAGCTACACCCGCATATTTAATTGGTGNNNNNNNNNNNNNNNNNNNNNNNNNNNNNNNNNNNNNNNNNNNNNNNNNNNNNNNNNNNNNNNNNNNNNNNNNNNNNNNNNNNNNNNNNNNNNNNNNNNNCGCGAAGCCAACTTCAAGATAAGATTTCCCACCGTAAGGGTAAGATCCCAGGAAGACTACCTGGTTGATAGGTCAAAGGTGTAAGTGCAGCAATGCATGTAGCTTATTGATACTAATAGATCGAGGACTTGACCAAGATTATTTGATCAGATAAATGTTATACAGTTTTTAGAGTATTAACTCTAACTAAATAGATGATAATCTATTAAAGATTATGTGGTTACTATAGCAAAGAGGATNNNNNNNNNNNNNNNNNNNNNNNNNNNNNNNNNNNNNNNNNNNNNNNNNNNNNNNNNNNNNNNNNNNNNNNNNNNNNNNNNNNNNNNNNNNNNNNNNNNNACTATTTCTACTTTTGACCCATTTGTTAATGTTCCTATTTTTGAGTAGTTTGCTCCATATCCGCTTCTTACATTTAATGTTGTTGCATTTACTACTCCTGTATTTTTAACTGTTGGCTCTTCTGGCTTTACATCTGGCTTACTTTCTGCATCTACTTTTACATAATCTCCTGATACATATCCATATCCACCGTTATATTTTATCTTATACCATCCATTTTGNNNNNNNNNNNNNNNNNNNNNNNNNNNNNNNNNNNNNNNNNNNNNNNNNNNNNNNNNNNNNNNNNNNNNNNNNNNNNNNNNNNNNNNNNNNNNNNNNNNNCTACCTGGTTGATAGGT is a window from the Paraclostridium sordellii genome containing:
- a CDS encoding SH3 domain-containing protein: ATSLNMRSGPSTGNSVIGSLKNNEKVEVISESNGWSKIKYNGKEGYVSSTYLKDSNEGGNSKPNETPKPNPNVETKTKVVVATSLN